One region of Corvus moneduloides isolate bCorMon1 chromosome 1, bCorMon1.pri, whole genome shotgun sequence genomic DNA includes:
- the GJC2 gene encoding gap junction gamma-2 protein encodes MTNMSWSFLTRLLEEIHNHSTFVGKVWLTVLIVFRIVLTAVGGESIYSDEQSKFTCNTKQPGCDNVCYDAFAPLSHVRFWVFQIIMISTPSVMYLGYAIHRIARSAEEEKKFKGFKKKKQFALNWQAVRNMEDAMEADEEEPMISDDAAEHEKAKPKPKCKEQQKHDGRRRIQQEGLMKIYVFQLLTRASFEVCFLIGQYLLYGFEVEAYYVCNRVPCPHTVDCFVSRPTEKTIFLLVMYVVSCLCLLLNMCEMFHLGFGTIRDAIRNRKINSFRQPPYNYAYPKNISCPPEYNLVVKSEKSTKIPNSLMAHEQNLANVAQEQQCTSPDENLPADLSTLHKHLRVAQEQLDIAFQSYSSTQANTQPSRTSSPASGGTVVEQNRANTAQEKQGAKPKASLEKGSSSSKDGKTSVWI; translated from the coding sequence ATGACCAACATGAGCTGGAGCTTCCTCACCCGCCTGCTAGAAGAGATTCACAATCACTCCACCTTCGTGGGGAAGGTCTGGCTCACCGTGCTCATCGTCTTCCGCATCGTCCTGACGGCGGTGGGGGGCGAGTCCATCTACTCCGATGAGCAGAGCAAGTTCACCTGCAACACGAAGCAGCCGGGCTGCGACAACGTCTGCTACGATGCCTTCGCGCCGCTGTCGCACGTCAGGTTCTGGGTCTTCCAGATCATCATGATCTCCACGCCCTCAGTCATGTACCTGGGCTACGCCATCCACAGGATCGCCCGCTCGGCCGAGGAGGAGAAGAAGTTCAAGGGGTTCAAGAAGAAGAAGCAGTTTGCCCTGAACTGGCAGGCCGTGCGCAACATGGAGGATGCCATGGAGGCCGACGAGGAGGAGCCCATGATCTCCGACGACGCGGCCGAGCACGAGAAAGCCAAGCCCAAGCCCAAgtgcaaggagcagcagaagcacgACGGGAGGAGGCGCATCCAGCAGGAGGGACTGATGAAAATCTACGTCTTCCAGCTCCTCACCAGGGCTTCGTTTGAGGTTTGCTTTTTGATAGGGCAGTATTTGCTCTACGGTTTTGAAGTGGAAGCTTATTACGTCTGCAACAGGGTCCCTTGTCCCCACACCGTGGACTGCTTTGTGTCCCGGCCCACGGAGAAGACCATCTTCCTCCTGGTGATGTATGTGGtgagctgcctgtgcctgctgctgaaCATGTGCGAGATGTTCCACCTGGGATTCGGGACCATCCGCGACGCCATCCGCAACCGGAAAATCAACAGCTTCCGGCAGCCCCCCTACAACTACGCCTACCCCAAGAACATCTCCTGCCCTCCCGAGTACAACCTGGTCGTCAAATCCGAGAAGTCCACCAAGATCCCCAACAGCCTGATGGCCCACGAGCAGAACTTGGCCAACgtggctcaggagcagcagtgcacCAGCCCGGACGAGAACCTGCCGGCGGATCTGTCCACCCTGCACAAGCACCTGCGGgtggcccaggagcagctggacaTCGCCTTCCAGAGCTACAGCAGCACCCAGGCCAACACGCAGCCCTCTCGGACCAGCAGCCCCGCCTCGGGGGGCACCGTGGTGGAGCAGAACAGGGCCAACACCGCCCAGGAGAAACAAGGTGCTAAACCCAAGGCCTCCTTGGAgaaaggcagctccagcagtaAAGATGGGAAGACGTCTGTGTGGATATAA